A stretch of Sphingorhabdus sp. YGSMI21 DNA encodes these proteins:
- a CDS encoding TonB-dependent receptor — translation MNIRNNRKAVLATASLLAMTTVSTPLYAQQDASDEARDGGGDVIIVTANRRDQSLQDVPLSITAFGGDELENRSITSIEQVGAIAPGVQISTYQGDTSIFIRGIGTPSIIAGTDSSTATYVDGVYISRPAAIGPQFFDIERIEVLRGPQGTLYGRNATGGAVNIVTNRPTDVLEGNLQLTAGNYDRFRLAGALSGPLGDSVRARLAFQWEDRGGYATVTRPDDSTERVEDKEDYAIRLTVEADLSPDATLTLNGDYYRANDKANAYFYASAGYGDEIPDWYNSREGAQTLAYFAMKNAGRVSEAGSRDIFADTDYFNKVENWGLGATLDWDIADYNLKVIGSYRDTNPISQNEFDLSDAYVNYVGREEDHWQWSGEVQLSSPVDEPFSWIAGAYYFEESNVIDNDIFGNFWEPILIQGLTDLQNAGVIPTFPIVFPDSDLCCELHLSGEQDTKAWAAYLDTQWNVSDQLTVRLGGRYSEETRNGRQNFDLVMLPDMRVGPNVALFPNAVSEDPDTLQPDPFGFNIGPVNGPSTFRAFTPKLGIDFKPNDDVLLYASIQRGFKSGGYNIGSSQRDPFEPEKIWSYEIGARTELLDRALMLNTSAFWYDYTNLQAQDSVGNQPLIRNVGKARVRGFEVETVARPTDFFRLEGALTYVDAQFTEGTLTESLRPAPLSQPAGSLQTDLDGLRLPRAPRWKFSLAGQIEQPVGDSGTVTARAEYHWQSKIYFTVFNIEAASQDSYGLLRASLGFTSADDKWGIRLFGDNLTGKTYFTNQILTGGFYGAEFVGPLGAPRTYGVDMRFNF, via the coding sequence ATGAACATTCGAAACAACAGGAAAGCGGTGCTCGCAACAGCCAGCCTGCTCGCCATGACGACCGTATCAACGCCGCTTTACGCCCAGCAGGATGCGAGCGATGAAGCGCGGGACGGAGGTGGTGATGTCATCATCGTGACCGCCAATCGCCGCGACCAGTCGCTTCAGGATGTGCCCTTGTCGATTACGGCTTTCGGGGGCGATGAACTGGAAAACCGGTCGATCACCTCCATTGAGCAAGTCGGCGCGATCGCGCCCGGCGTCCAGATTTCGACCTATCAGGGGGATACGTCGATCTTCATCCGGGGTATCGGGACACCGTCGATCATCGCCGGTACCGACAGTTCGACTGCGACCTATGTCGACGGCGTCTATATCAGCCGGCCCGCCGCCATCGGCCCGCAATTTTTCGATATCGAACGTATCGAGGTTCTGCGCGGACCGCAGGGCACGCTTTACGGTCGCAACGCCACCGGCGGGGCCGTCAATATTGTCACCAACCGGCCGACCGACGTCCTGGAAGGTAATCTCCAGCTGACGGCCGGAAATTATGACCGCTTCCGCCTGGCCGGCGCACTGAGCGGGCCGCTGGGCGACAGCGTCCGCGCCCGTCTTGCGTTTCAATGGGAAGATCGCGGTGGCTATGCGACGGTCACCCGGCCCGACGACAGCACCGAAAGGGTCGAGGACAAGGAAGATTATGCGATCCGGCTGACGGTGGAGGCGGACCTCTCCCCCGACGCGACCCTGACCCTGAATGGCGACTATTATCGCGCAAATGACAAGGCCAACGCCTATTTCTACGCCAGCGCGGGCTATGGCGACGAGATACCGGACTGGTACAACAGCCGGGAAGGCGCGCAGACCCTGGCCTATTTCGCCATGAAAAATGCGGGCCGTGTCTCCGAAGCCGGATCCCGGGATATTTTTGCCGACACGGACTATTTCAACAAGGTCGAAAACTGGGGTCTCGGCGCGACGCTGGACTGGGATATCGCCGACTATAATCTGAAGGTCATCGGCAGCTACCGGGACACCAACCCGATTTCCCAAAACGAGTTCGATTTGTCGGATGCTTATGTCAATTATGTCGGGCGCGAAGAGGATCACTGGCAATGGAGCGGCGAAGTGCAGCTGAGCTCGCCCGTCGACGAGCCTTTCTCCTGGATCGCGGGCGCCTATTATTTCGAAGAATCCAATGTGATCGACAATGACATATTCGGCAATTTCTGGGAGCCCATTCTCATCCAGGGGCTGACCGATCTGCAGAACGCCGGGGTCATTCCCACCTTCCCCATTGTTTTCCCGGATTCCGACCTGTGCTGCGAATTGCATCTGAGCGGAGAGCAGGACACCAAGGCCTGGGCGGCCTATCTCGACACGCAATGGAATGTCTCGGACCAGCTCACCGTCCGGCTCGGCGGGCGCTATAGCGAGGAGACGCGCAACGGCCGGCAGAATTTCGATCTCGTGATGCTCCCCGATATGCGCGTCGGCCCCAATGTGGCCCTGTTCCCGAACGCGGTGTCGGAAGATCCGGACACGCTGCAACCCGATCCGTTCGGCTTCAATATCGGCCCGGTGAACGGACCATCGACCTTCCGCGCCTTCACCCCCAAGCTGGGTATCGACTTCAAGCCGAATGACGATGTGCTGCTTTATGCGTCGATCCAGCGCGGCTTCAAAAGCGGCGGCTATAATATCGGCAGCAGCCAGCGCGATCCGTTCGAGCCGGAAAAAATCTGGTCCTATGAAATCGGCGCGCGAACCGAATTGCTCGACCGGGCGCTGATGCTCAATACCTCGGCATTCTGGTATGACTACACCAATTTGCAGGCGCAGGACAGCGTCGGTAACCAGCCGCTGATCCGCAATGTCGGCAAGGCCCGCGTGCGCGGTTTCGAAGTCGAGACCGTGGCCCGCCCGACCGATTTCTTCCGGCTGGAAGGCGCGCTGACCTATGTCGATGCGCAGTTTACCGAAGGCACGCTGACCGAAAGCCTGCGGCCGGCCCCGCTATCGCAGCCGGCCGGTTCGTTGCAGACCGATCTCGACGGCCTGCGGTTGCCGCGCGCGCCGCGCTGGAAGTTCAGCCTTGCCGGCCAGATCGAGCAGCCGGTGGGCGACAGCGGCACCGTCACCGCGCGCGCCGAATATCACTGGCAGAGCAAGATCTACTTCACCGTCTTCAATATCGAAGCGGCATCGCAGGACAGCTATGGCCTGCTCCGCGCCAGCCTGGGCTTCACCAGTGCGGACGACAAATGGGGCATCCGGCTGTTCGGAGACAATCTGACGGGCAAGACCTATTTCACCAACCAGATCCTGACCGGCGGCTTTTACGGCGCGGAATTTGTCGGGCCGCTTGGAGCCCCGCGCACCTATGGCGTCGACATGCGGTTCAACTTCTGA